In a single window of the Pongo abelii isolate AG06213 chromosome 1, NHGRI_mPonAbe1-v2.0_pri, whole genome shotgun sequence genome:
- the ADGRB2 gene encoding adhesion G protein-coupled receptor B2 isoform X9, with amino-acid sequence MAGSPLGSVAGPGSHRGVAASSSPACPGSPDIGEQKHSVPVATAAPAAAKFRGGRRRAAESPPPPPPPARHRPQGPRAAPCPPPSSARVFLLKEEPPPLRERPSLAVGAGGLHRGGRSLPSAQTPAPEAGWRVCVPQGDRALGERLLRTLSSGPSAGRGPKGTKWGSPPGWRPGQVGRRAPGRRRGKGHRMTPACPLLLSVILSLRLAAAFDPAPSACSALASGVLYGAFSLQDLFPTIASGCSWTLENPDPTKYSLYLRFNRQEQVCAHFAPRLLPLDHYLVNFTCLRPSPEEAVTQAESEVGRPEEEEAEAAAGLELCSGAGPFTFLHFDKNFVQLCLSAEPSEAPRLLAPAALAFRFVEVLLINNNNSSQFTCGVLCRWSEECGRAAGRACGFAQPGCSCPGEAGAGSATTTSPGPPAAHTLSNALVPGGPAPPAEADLHSGSSNDLFTTEMRYGEEPEEEPKVKTQWPRSADEPGLYMAQTVHGVWEEWGSWSLCSRSCGRGSRSRMRTCVPPQHGGKACEGPELQTKLCSMAACPVEGQWLEWGPWGPCSTSCANGTQQRSRKCSVAGPAWATCTGALTDTRECSNLECPATDSKWGPWNAWSLCSKTCDTGWQRRFRMCQATGTQGYPCEGTGEEVKPCSEKRCPAFHEMCRDEYVMLMTWKKAAAGEIIYNKCPPNASGSASRRCLLSAQGVAYWGLPSFARCISHEYRYLYLSLREHLAKGQRMLAGEGMSQVVRSLQELLARRTYYSGDLLFSVDILRNVTDTFKRATYVPSADDVQRFFQVVSFMVDAENKEKWDDAQQVSPGSVHLLRVVEDFIHLVGDALKAFQSSLIVTDNLVISIQREPVSAVSSDITFPMRGRRGMKDWVRHSEDRLFLPKEVLSLSSPGKPATSGAAGSPGRGRGPGTVPPGPGHSHQRLLPADPDESSYFVIGAVLYRTLGLILPPPRPPLAVTSRVMTVTVRPPTQPPAEPLITVELSYIINGTTDPHCASWDYSRADASSGDWDTENCQTLETQAAHTRCQCQHLSTFAVLAQPPKDLTLELAGSPSVPLVIGCAVSCMALLTLLAIYAAFWRFIKSERSIILLNFCLSILASNILILVGQSRVLSKGVCTMTAAFLHFFFLSSFCWVLTEAWQSYLAVIGRMRTRLVRKRFLCLGWGLPALVVAVSVGFTRTKGYGTSSYCWLSLEGGLLYAFVGPAAVIVLVNMLIGIIVFNKLMARDGISDKSKKQRAGSERCPWASLLLPCSACGAVPSPLLSSASARNAMASLWSSCVVLPLLALTWMSAVLAMTDRRSVLFQALFAVFNSAQGFVITAVHCFLRREVQDVVKCQMGVCRADESEDSPDSCKNGQLQILSDFEKDVDLACQTVLFKEVNTCNPSTITGTLSRLSLDEDEEPKSCLVGPEGSLSFSPLPGNILVPMAASPGLGEPPPPQEANPVYMCGEGGLRQLDLTWLRPTEPGSEGDYMVLPRRTLSLQPGGGGGGGEDAPRARPEGTPRRAAKTVAHTEGYPSFLSVDHSGLGLGPAYGSLQNPYGMTFQPPPPTPSARQVPEPGERSRTMPRTVPGSTMKMGSLERKKLRYSDLDFEKVMHTRKRHSELYHELNQKFHTFDRYRSQSTAKREKRWSVSSGGAAERSVCTDKPSPGERPSLSQHRRHQSWSTFKSMTLGSLPPKPRERLTLHRAAAWEPTEPPDGDFQTEV; translated from the exons ATGGCTGGAAGTCCTCTGGGTAGTGTGGCCGGACCTGGGTCCCACCGGGGAGTGGCAGCCTCCTCATCACCCGCCTGCCCCGGCAGCCCTGACATTGGGGAACAAAAGCATTCGGTTCCTGTAGCAACGGCGGCTCCAGCTGCTGCAAAGTTCCGGGGAGGCAGGCGGAGGGCGGCTGAGTCACCgccccctcccccgccgcccGCGCGGCACCGCCCCCAGGGGCCGAGGGCTGCCCCTTGTCCCCCTCCCAGTTCTGCCCGCGTTTTCCTCCTTAAGGAGGAACCCCCTCCCCTAAGAGAGCGACCCTCTCTGGCAGTCGGAGCGGGAGGGCTACACAGAGGGGGTCGCTCCCTCCCCTCGGCCCAGACCCCAGCTCCGGAGGCAGGATGGAGGGTGTGCGTCCCCCAGGGCGACAGAGCTCTGGGAGAGCGGCTCCTGAGGACCCTGTCCTCGGGTCCGAGCGCTGGCAGAGGACCCAAAGGCACCAAGTGGGGGTCACCGCCTGGGTGGCGGCCTGGGCAGGTCGGGCGGCGAgcgcccgggaggcggagg GGCAAGGGACATAGGATGACCCCAGCCTGTCCCCTCTTACTGTCTGTGATTCTGTCCCTGCGCCTGGCCGCCGCCTTCGACCCCGCCCCCAGTGCCTGCTCTGCCCTGGCCTCGGGTGTGCTCTACGGGGCCTTCTCGCTGCAGGACCTCTTTCCTACCATCGCCTCGGGCTGCTCCTGGACCCTGGAGAACCCTGACCCCACCAAGTACTCCCTCTACCTGCGCTTCAACCGCCAGGAGCAGGTGTGCGCACACTTTGCCCCCCGCCTGCTGCCCCTGGACCACTACCTGGTCAACTTTACCTGCCTGCGGCCTAGCCCCGAGGAGGCGGTGACCCAGGCGGAGTCAGAGGTGGGGCGGCCAgaagaggaggaggcggaggcggcAGCGGGGTTGGAGCTGTGCAGCGGCGCGGGCCCCTTTACCTTCCTGCACTTCGACAAGAACTTCGTGCAGCTGTGCCTGTCAGCTGAGCCCTCTGAGGCCCCGCGCCTGCTGGCGCCCGCTGCCCTAGCCTTCCGCTTTGTCGAGGTCTTgctcatcaacaacaacaactccAGCCAGTTCACCTGTGGTGTGCTCTGCCGCTGGAGTGAGGAGTGTGGCCGCGCTGCCGGCAGGGCCTGCGGCTTTGCTCAGCCAGGCTGCAGCTGCCCTGGAGAGGCGGGGGCTGGCTCCGCCACCACCACATCTCCAGGCCCTCCTGCTGCCCACACCCTGTCCAATGCCCTGGTGCCCGGGGGCCCAGCCCCACCTGCTGAGGCCGATTTGCACTCGGGGAGCAGCAATGATCTATTCACAACCGAGATGAGATATG GTGAGGAGCCGGAAGAGGAACCGAAAGTGAAAACCCAGTGGCCGAGGTCTGCAGATGAGCCTGGGCTATACATGGCGCAGACAG TGCACGGCGTGTGGGAGGAGTGGGGGTCCTGGAGCCTGTGCTCCCGCAGCTGCGGGCGGGGGTCCCGGAGCCGGATGCGGACCTGCGTGCCCCCCCAGCATGGCGGCAAGGCCTGCGAGGGTCCTGAGCTGCAGACTAAGCTCTGCAGTATGGCTGCCTGCCCGG TGGAAGGCCAGTGGCTAGAATGGGGTCCCTGGGGCCCATGCTCCACGTCCTGTGCCAATGGGACCCAGCAGCGCAGCCGGAAGTGCAGCGTGGCgggcccagcctgggccacatgcacGGGTGCCCTCACTGACACCCGGGAGTGCAGCAACCTCGAGTGCCCGG CCACTGATAGCAAGTGGGGGCCGTGGAATGCATGGAGCCTGTGCTCTAAGACGTGTGACACAGGCTGGCAGCGCCGCTTCCGCATGTGCCAGGCCACGGGCACGCAGGGCTACCCCTGTGAGGGCACCGGAGAGGAGGTGAAGCCTTGTAGTGAGAAGAGGTGTCCAG CCTTCCATGAGATGTGCAGGGATGAGTACGTGATGCTGATGACGTGGAAGAAGGCAGCTGCTGGTGAGATCATCTACAACAAGTGCCCCCCGAATGCCTCAG GGTCTGCCAGCCGCCGCTGTCTCCTCAGTGCCCAAGGCGTGGCGTACTGGGGGCTGCCCAGCTTTGCTCGCTGCATCTCCCACGAGTACCGCTACCTGTATCTGTCA CTTAGGGAGCACCTGGCCAAGGGGCAGCGCATGCTGGCGGGCGAGGGCATGTCGCAGGTGGTGCGCAGCCTGCAGGAGCTACTGGCCCGGCGCACCTACTATAGTGGGGACCTGCTCTTCTCTGTGGACATTCTGAGGAATGTCACTGACACCTTTAAGAGGGCCACCTACGTGCCCTCGGCTGATGATGTGCAG CGCTTCTTCCAGGTGGTGAGCTTCATGGTGGATGCAGAAAACAAGGAGAAGTGGGACGATGCTCAGCAG GTGTCCCCTGGCTCTGTGCACCTGCTCCGTGTCGTGGAGGACTTCATTCACCTGGTGGGCGATGCTCTCAAGGCCTTCCAGAGCTCTCTGATTGTCACAGATAATCTAG TGATCAGCATTCAGCGAGAGCCCGTCTCAGCTGTGTCCAGTGACATCACGTTCCCCATGCGGGGCCGCCGGGGCATGAAGGACTGGGTGCGGCACTCAGAGGACCGCCTCTTCCTGCCCAAGGAGGTGCTCAGCCTCTCCTCCCCAGGGAAGCCAGCCACATCTGGGGCAGCAGGCAgccctggcagggggaggggcccAGGAACGGTGCCTCCTGGCCCGGGCCACTCCCACCAGCGCCTCCTCCCAGCAGACCCCGATGAGTCCTCCTACTTTGTGATCGGTGCTGTACTCTACCGCACCCTTGGCCTCATCCTGCCACCTCCCAG GCCCCCACTGGCCGTCACATCCCGGGTGATGACAGTGACTGTGCGCCCCCCTACCCAGCCTCCAGCTGAGCCCCTCATCACTGTGGAGCTCTCCTACATCATCAAT GGGACCACGGATCCCCATTGTGCCAGCTGGGACTACTCCAGAGC AGATGCCAGCTCAGGAGACTGGGACACTGAAAATTGCCAGACCCTGGAGACCCAGGCAGCTCACACTCGCTGCCAGTGCCAGCACCTGTCCACCTTTGCCGTCCTGGCTCAGCCGCCCAAGGACCTG ACCCTGGAGCTGGCGGGCTCCCCCTCGGTCCCCCTGGTGATCGGCTGTGCAGTGTCGTGCATGGCACTGCTCACCCTGCTCGCCATCTATGCCGCCTTTTGGAG GTTCATAAAATCTGAACGCTCCATCATCTTGCTGAACTTCTGCCTGTCCATCTTGGCATCCAACATCCTGATCCTCGTGGGCCAGTCCCGGGTGCTGAGCAAG GGCGTGTGCACCATGACGGCTGCCTTCCTGcacttcttctttctctcctccttttgCTGGGTGCTTACCGAGGCCTGGCAGTCCTACCTGGCTGTCATTGGGCGGATGCGCACCCGCCTCGTTCGCAAGcgcttcctctgcctgggctggG GTCTGCCTGCCCTGGTGGTGGCCGTGTCTGTTGGCTTTACCCGAACGAAAGGATACGGTACATCCAGCTA CTGCTGGCTCTCCCTGGAGGGCGGCCTGCTCTACGCCTTCGTGGGCCCTGCAGCCGTCATTGTCCTG GTGAACATGCTCATCGGAATCATCGTCTTCAACAAGCTCATGGCACGTGATGGCATCTCCGACAAATCTAAGAAGCAGAGGGCCGG GTCGGAGCGGTGCCCCTGGGCCAGCCTGCTCCTCCCCTGCTCAGCGTGTGGAGCggtccccagccccctgctcagCTCAGCCTCGGCCAGGAACGCCAT GGCCTCACTCTGGAGCTCCTGCGTGGTGCTGCCCCTGCTGGCGCTCACCTGGATGTCTGCCGTCCTGGCTATGACAGACCGCCGTTCCGTCCTCTTCCAGGCCCTCTTTGCTGTCTTCAACTCCGCGCAGGGCTTTGTCATCACTGCTGTGCACTGCTTCCTGCGCCGAGAG GTCCAGGATGTGGTGAAGTGCCAGATGGGGGTGTGCCGGGCTGATGAGAGCGAAGACTCCCCTGACTCGTGTAAGAACGGGCAGCTGCAGATCCTG TCAGACTTTGAAAAGGATGTGGATCTGGCTTGTCAAACAG TGCTGTTCAAGGAGGTCAACACTTGCAACCCGTCCACCATCACGGGCACACTGTCTCGCCTGTCCCTGGATGAGGATGAGGAGCCCAAGTCCTGCCTCGTGGGCCCTGAGGGCAGCCTCAGCTTCTCACCACTGCCTGGGAATATCCTGGTGCCCATGGCAGCCTCACCAGGGCTGGGGGAGCCTCCGCCCCCACAGGAGGCCAACCCTGTTTACATGTGTGGGGAGGGTGGCCTGCGGCAGCTGGACCTCACATGGCTGCGGCCCACTGAGCCAGGCTCTGAGGGAGACTACATGGTGCTGCCCCGGCGGACTTTGAGCCTGCAGCCTGgcggtgggggtggaggtggtgagGATGCCCCCAGGGCCCGGCCCGAGGGGACCCCCCGGCGAGCTGCCAAGACAGTGGCCCACACTGAAGGCTACCCCAGCTTCCTGTCCGTGGACCATTCGGGCCTGGGGCTGGGCCCTGCCTATGGATCTCTCCAGAATCCCTATGGAATGACCTTCCAACCACCACCGCCGACACCCAGCGCCCGCCAAGTGCCCGAGCCAGGGGAGCGCAGCCGGACCATGCCTCGCACCGTGCCCGGCTCTACCATGAAGATGGGCTCCCTGGAG
- the ADGRB2 gene encoding adhesion G protein-coupled receptor B2 isoform X11 translates to MAGSPLGSVAGPGSHRGVAASSSPACPGSPDIGEQKHSVPVATAAPAAAKFRGGRRRAAESPPPPPPPARHRPQGPRAAPCPPPSSARVFLLKEEPPPLRERPSLAVGAGGLHRGGRSLPSAQTPAPEAGWRVCVPQGDRALGERLLRTLSSGPSAGRGPKGTKWGSPPGWRPGQVGRRAPGRRRGKGHRMTPACPLLLSVILSLRLAAAFDPAPSACSALASGVLYGAFSLQDLFPTIASGCSWTLENPDPTKYSLYLRFNRQEQVCAHFAPRLLPLDHYLVNFTCLRPSPEEAVTQAESEVGRPEEEEAEAAAGLELCSGAGPFTFLHFDKNFVQLCLSAEPSEAPRLLAPAALAFRFVEVLLINNNNSSQFTCGVLCRWSEECGRAAGRACGFAQPGCSCPGEAGAGSATTTSPGPPAAHTLSNALVPGGPAPPAEADLHSGSSNDLFTTEMRYGEEPEEEPKVKTQWPRSADEPGLYMAQTVHGVWEEWGSWSLCSRSCGRGSRSRMRTCVPPQHGGKACEGPELQTKLCSMAACPVEGQWLEWGPWGPCSTSCANGTQQRSRKCSVAGPAWATCTGALTDTRECSNLECPATDSKWGPWNAWSLCSKTCDTGWQRRFRMCQATGTQGYPCEGTGEEVKPCSEKRCPAFHEMCRDEYVMLMTWKKAAAGEIIYNKCPPNASGSASRRCLLSAQGVAYWGLPSFARCISHEYRYLYLSLREHLAKGQRMLAGEGMSQVVRSLQELLARRTYYSGDLLFSVDILRNVTDTFKRATYVPSADDVQRFFQVVSFMVDAENKEKWDDAQQVSPGSVHLLRVVEDFIHLVGDALKAFQSSLIVTDNLVISIQREPVSAVSSDITFPMRGRRGMKDWVRHSEDRLFLPKEVLSLSSPGKPATSGAAGSPGRGRGPGTVPPGPGHSHQRLLPADPDESSYFVIGAVLYRTLGLILPPPRPPLAVTSRVMTVTVRPPTQPPAEPLITVELSYIINGTTDPHCASWDYSRADASSGDWDTENCQTLETQAAHTRCQCQHLSTFAVLAQPPKDLTLELAGSPSVPLVIGCAVSCMALLTLLAIYAAFWRFIKSERSIILLNFCLSILASNILILVGQSRVLSKGVCTMTAAFLHFFFLSSFCWVLTEAWQSYLAVIGRMRTRLVRKRFLCLGWGLPALVVAVSVGFTRTKGYGTSSYCWLSLEGGLLYAFVGPAAVIVLVNMLIGIIVFNKLMARDGISDKSKKQRAGASLWSSCVVLPLLALTWMSAVLAMTDRRSVLFQALFAVFNSAQGFVITAVHCFLRREVQDVVKCQMGVCRADESEDSPDSCKNGQLQILSDFEKDVDLACQTVLFKEVNTCNPSTITGTLSRLSLDEDEEPKSCLVGPEGSLSFSPLPGNILVPMAASPGLGEPPPPQEANPVYMCGEGGLRQLDLTWLRPTEPGSEGDYMVLPRRTLSLQPGGGGGGGEDAPRARPEGTPRRAAKTVAHTEGYPSFLSVDHSGLGLGPAYGSLQNPYGMTFQPPPPTPSARQVPEPGERSRTMPRTVPGSTMKMGSLERKKLRYSDLDFEKVMHTRKRHSELYHELNQKFHTFDRYRSQSTAKREKRWSVSSGGAAERSVCTDKPSPGERPSLSQHRRHQSWSTFKSMTLGSLPPKPRERLTLHRAAAWEPTEPPDGDFQTEV, encoded by the exons ATGGCTGGAAGTCCTCTGGGTAGTGTGGCCGGACCTGGGTCCCACCGGGGAGTGGCAGCCTCCTCATCACCCGCCTGCCCCGGCAGCCCTGACATTGGGGAACAAAAGCATTCGGTTCCTGTAGCAACGGCGGCTCCAGCTGCTGCAAAGTTCCGGGGAGGCAGGCGGAGGGCGGCTGAGTCACCgccccctcccccgccgcccGCGCGGCACCGCCCCCAGGGGCCGAGGGCTGCCCCTTGTCCCCCTCCCAGTTCTGCCCGCGTTTTCCTCCTTAAGGAGGAACCCCCTCCCCTAAGAGAGCGACCCTCTCTGGCAGTCGGAGCGGGAGGGCTACACAGAGGGGGTCGCTCCCTCCCCTCGGCCCAGACCCCAGCTCCGGAGGCAGGATGGAGGGTGTGCGTCCCCCAGGGCGACAGAGCTCTGGGAGAGCGGCTCCTGAGGACCCTGTCCTCGGGTCCGAGCGCTGGCAGAGGACCCAAAGGCACCAAGTGGGGGTCACCGCCTGGGTGGCGGCCTGGGCAGGTCGGGCGGCGAgcgcccgggaggcggagg GGCAAGGGACATAGGATGACCCCAGCCTGTCCCCTCTTACTGTCTGTGATTCTGTCCCTGCGCCTGGCCGCCGCCTTCGACCCCGCCCCCAGTGCCTGCTCTGCCCTGGCCTCGGGTGTGCTCTACGGGGCCTTCTCGCTGCAGGACCTCTTTCCTACCATCGCCTCGGGCTGCTCCTGGACCCTGGAGAACCCTGACCCCACCAAGTACTCCCTCTACCTGCGCTTCAACCGCCAGGAGCAGGTGTGCGCACACTTTGCCCCCCGCCTGCTGCCCCTGGACCACTACCTGGTCAACTTTACCTGCCTGCGGCCTAGCCCCGAGGAGGCGGTGACCCAGGCGGAGTCAGAGGTGGGGCGGCCAgaagaggaggaggcggaggcggcAGCGGGGTTGGAGCTGTGCAGCGGCGCGGGCCCCTTTACCTTCCTGCACTTCGACAAGAACTTCGTGCAGCTGTGCCTGTCAGCTGAGCCCTCTGAGGCCCCGCGCCTGCTGGCGCCCGCTGCCCTAGCCTTCCGCTTTGTCGAGGTCTTgctcatcaacaacaacaactccAGCCAGTTCACCTGTGGTGTGCTCTGCCGCTGGAGTGAGGAGTGTGGCCGCGCTGCCGGCAGGGCCTGCGGCTTTGCTCAGCCAGGCTGCAGCTGCCCTGGAGAGGCGGGGGCTGGCTCCGCCACCACCACATCTCCAGGCCCTCCTGCTGCCCACACCCTGTCCAATGCCCTGGTGCCCGGGGGCCCAGCCCCACCTGCTGAGGCCGATTTGCACTCGGGGAGCAGCAATGATCTATTCACAACCGAGATGAGATATG GTGAGGAGCCGGAAGAGGAACCGAAAGTGAAAACCCAGTGGCCGAGGTCTGCAGATGAGCCTGGGCTATACATGGCGCAGACAG TGCACGGCGTGTGGGAGGAGTGGGGGTCCTGGAGCCTGTGCTCCCGCAGCTGCGGGCGGGGGTCCCGGAGCCGGATGCGGACCTGCGTGCCCCCCCAGCATGGCGGCAAGGCCTGCGAGGGTCCTGAGCTGCAGACTAAGCTCTGCAGTATGGCTGCCTGCCCGG TGGAAGGCCAGTGGCTAGAATGGGGTCCCTGGGGCCCATGCTCCACGTCCTGTGCCAATGGGACCCAGCAGCGCAGCCGGAAGTGCAGCGTGGCgggcccagcctgggccacatgcacGGGTGCCCTCACTGACACCCGGGAGTGCAGCAACCTCGAGTGCCCGG CCACTGATAGCAAGTGGGGGCCGTGGAATGCATGGAGCCTGTGCTCTAAGACGTGTGACACAGGCTGGCAGCGCCGCTTCCGCATGTGCCAGGCCACGGGCACGCAGGGCTACCCCTGTGAGGGCACCGGAGAGGAGGTGAAGCCTTGTAGTGAGAAGAGGTGTCCAG CCTTCCATGAGATGTGCAGGGATGAGTACGTGATGCTGATGACGTGGAAGAAGGCAGCTGCTGGTGAGATCATCTACAACAAGTGCCCCCCGAATGCCTCAG GGTCTGCCAGCCGCCGCTGTCTCCTCAGTGCCCAAGGCGTGGCGTACTGGGGGCTGCCCAGCTTTGCTCGCTGCATCTCCCACGAGTACCGCTACCTGTATCTGTCA CTTAGGGAGCACCTGGCCAAGGGGCAGCGCATGCTGGCGGGCGAGGGCATGTCGCAGGTGGTGCGCAGCCTGCAGGAGCTACTGGCCCGGCGCACCTACTATAGTGGGGACCTGCTCTTCTCTGTGGACATTCTGAGGAATGTCACTGACACCTTTAAGAGGGCCACCTACGTGCCCTCGGCTGATGATGTGCAG CGCTTCTTCCAGGTGGTGAGCTTCATGGTGGATGCAGAAAACAAGGAGAAGTGGGACGATGCTCAGCAG GTGTCCCCTGGCTCTGTGCACCTGCTCCGTGTCGTGGAGGACTTCATTCACCTGGTGGGCGATGCTCTCAAGGCCTTCCAGAGCTCTCTGATTGTCACAGATAATCTAG TGATCAGCATTCAGCGAGAGCCCGTCTCAGCTGTGTCCAGTGACATCACGTTCCCCATGCGGGGCCGCCGGGGCATGAAGGACTGGGTGCGGCACTCAGAGGACCGCCTCTTCCTGCCCAAGGAGGTGCTCAGCCTCTCCTCCCCAGGGAAGCCAGCCACATCTGGGGCAGCAGGCAgccctggcagggggaggggcccAGGAACGGTGCCTCCTGGCCCGGGCCACTCCCACCAGCGCCTCCTCCCAGCAGACCCCGATGAGTCCTCCTACTTTGTGATCGGTGCTGTACTCTACCGCACCCTTGGCCTCATCCTGCCACCTCCCAG GCCCCCACTGGCCGTCACATCCCGGGTGATGACAGTGACTGTGCGCCCCCCTACCCAGCCTCCAGCTGAGCCCCTCATCACTGTGGAGCTCTCCTACATCATCAAT GGGACCACGGATCCCCATTGTGCCAGCTGGGACTACTCCAGAGC AGATGCCAGCTCAGGAGACTGGGACACTGAAAATTGCCAGACCCTGGAGACCCAGGCAGCTCACACTCGCTGCCAGTGCCAGCACCTGTCCACCTTTGCCGTCCTGGCTCAGCCGCCCAAGGACCTG ACCCTGGAGCTGGCGGGCTCCCCCTCGGTCCCCCTGGTGATCGGCTGTGCAGTGTCGTGCATGGCACTGCTCACCCTGCTCGCCATCTATGCCGCCTTTTGGAG GTTCATAAAATCTGAACGCTCCATCATCTTGCTGAACTTCTGCCTGTCCATCTTGGCATCCAACATCCTGATCCTCGTGGGCCAGTCCCGGGTGCTGAGCAAG GGCGTGTGCACCATGACGGCTGCCTTCCTGcacttcttctttctctcctccttttgCTGGGTGCTTACCGAGGCCTGGCAGTCCTACCTGGCTGTCATTGGGCGGATGCGCACCCGCCTCGTTCGCAAGcgcttcctctgcctgggctggG GTCTGCCTGCCCTGGTGGTGGCCGTGTCTGTTGGCTTTACCCGAACGAAAGGATACGGTACATCCAGCTA CTGCTGGCTCTCCCTGGAGGGCGGCCTGCTCTACGCCTTCGTGGGCCCTGCAGCCGTCATTGTCCTG GTGAACATGCTCATCGGAATCATCGTCTTCAACAAGCTCATGGCACGTGATGGCATCTCCGACAAATCTAAGAAGCAGAGGGCCGG GGCCTCACTCTGGAGCTCCTGCGTGGTGCTGCCCCTGCTGGCGCTCACCTGGATGTCTGCCGTCCTGGCTATGACAGACCGCCGTTCCGTCCTCTTCCAGGCCCTCTTTGCTGTCTTCAACTCCGCGCAGGGCTTTGTCATCACTGCTGTGCACTGCTTCCTGCGCCGAGAG GTCCAGGATGTGGTGAAGTGCCAGATGGGGGTGTGCCGGGCTGATGAGAGCGAAGACTCCCCTGACTCGTGTAAGAACGGGCAGCTGCAGATCCTG TCAGACTTTGAAAAGGATGTGGATCTGGCTTGTCAAACAG TGCTGTTCAAGGAGGTCAACACTTGCAACCCGTCCACCATCACGGGCACACTGTCTCGCCTGTCCCTGGATGAGGATGAGGAGCCCAAGTCCTGCCTCGTGGGCCCTGAGGGCAGCCTCAGCTTCTCACCACTGCCTGGGAATATCCTGGTGCCCATGGCAGCCTCACCAGGGCTGGGGGAGCCTCCGCCCCCACAGGAGGCCAACCCTGTTTACATGTGTGGGGAGGGTGGCCTGCGGCAGCTGGACCTCACATGGCTGCGGCCCACTGAGCCAGGCTCTGAGGGAGACTACATGGTGCTGCCCCGGCGGACTTTGAGCCTGCAGCCTGgcggtgggggtggaggtggtgagGATGCCCCCAGGGCCCGGCCCGAGGGGACCCCCCGGCGAGCTGCCAAGACAGTGGCCCACACTGAAGGCTACCCCAGCTTCCTGTCCGTGGACCATTCGGGCCTGGGGCTGGGCCCTGCCTATGGATCTCTCCAGAATCCCTATGGAATGACCTTCCAACCACCACCGCCGACACCCAGCGCCCGCCAAGTGCCCGAGCCAGGGGAGCGCAGCCGGACCATGCCTCGCACCGTGCCCGGCTCTACCATGAAGATGGGCTCCCTGGAG